From Alteromonas australica, one genomic window encodes:
- a CDS encoding HyaD/HybD family hydrogenase maturation endopeptidase: MLSVETTPPIDQIKNAAKRYAIIGVGNLLQRDDGVGVHAVRAMQPLLKSYSNVSCIDAGTLSYELLEWVASSDHTIVIDAAYMRCSPGTVRVFEDEAIADQFKQATTHSVHQITLRDTLLTSQTLYSKPSAVTLIGVEPEAIEWGTSLSPKVNAALSSIIDIVFACLSSDDVQAYKPATQKEAR, translated from the coding sequence ATGCTATCAGTAGAAACTACACCACCAATTGACCAAATCAAAAACGCGGCTAAGCGCTACGCTATCATTGGTGTTGGAAATCTATTGCAGCGAGATGATGGCGTTGGTGTGCACGCGGTTCGTGCTATGCAACCCCTGCTAAAGTCTTATTCAAATGTATCTTGCATTGACGCTGGGACACTGAGCTATGAACTTTTGGAGTGGGTCGCGAGTTCCGATCATACGATAGTCATCGACGCGGCCTACATGCGCTGTTCGCCTGGTACGGTGAGAGTGTTTGAGGACGAGGCAATTGCGGATCAGTTTAAGCAAGCGACGACCCATTCCGTTCACCAGATCACGTTACGCGATACATTGTTGACCAGCCAAACGTTATATTCTAAACCTTCTGCGGTGACGTTAATTGGCGTAGAGCCTGAGGCGATAGAGTGGGGAACCTCTTTGAGTCCAAAGGTAAATGCAGCGTTATCATCGATCATCGATATCGTATTTGCTTGCTTATCAAGCGATGACGTTCAGGCCTATAAACCGGCAACCCAAAAGGAGGCACGATGA
- a CDS encoding hydrogenase expression/formation C-terminal domain-containing protein, with protein sequence MTEELIFMTSNAEKTGNVMPLLHQIRHALSQLIERQEQTTIDLRRLPLSASEEAQLEAFLGHGEVKADIQALGDTVLIESRYAGVWLEIHYNEDVEIMGKYVHICTCPPIIKSQPEDMVLSLSNIVSDIHSLSHQSSDETAKED encoded by the coding sequence ATGACCGAAGAACTCATTTTTATGACATCCAATGCTGAAAAAACGGGCAACGTAATGCCGCTTTTGCATCAGATACGTCATGCGTTGTCTCAGTTAATTGAACGACAAGAACAAACCACGATTGATCTGCGACGATTGCCTTTAAGCGCTAGCGAAGAAGCGCAGTTAGAAGCCTTTCTTGGGCATGGAGAGGTTAAAGCTGATATTCAGGCGCTGGGTGATACGGTGCTAATCGAATCACGCTACGCAGGCGTTTGGCTTGAAATTCACTATAACGAAGATGTGGAGATCATGGGCAAATACGTTCATATCTGTACCTGTCCACCAATCATAAAATCTCAGCCAGAAGATATGGTGTTATCGCTCAGTAATATAGTGTCTGACATCCATTCGTTGTCTCATCAATCTTCTGATGAAACGGCTAAGGAGGATTGA
- a CDS encoding hydrogenase small subunit: MALPTLNKQLQASGISRRTFLKFCATTASLLALPQSAVADLATALGNARRPSVIWLPFQECTGCTEAILRSHAPTLESLIFDHISLDYQHTIMAAAGEQAEDARRAAMKAHKGQYLLLVDGSVPMGNPGYSTISGMSNVDMLRESAKDAAGIIAIGTCASFGGIPKANPNPTGAVAVSDIITDKPIVNISGCPPLPIAITAVLVHYLTFKRFPDLDELQRPLAFFGESIHDRCYRRPFFEQRKFAKSFDDEGAKNGWCLFELGCKGPETFNACATVKWNQGTSFPIESGHPCLGCSEPDFWDKSSFYQALGPWEWYKSKPGKGAQKHAGKNS; the protein is encoded by the coding sequence ATGGCGCTACCAACATTAAACAAGCAGTTACAAGCGTCCGGTATCTCAAGACGCACATTTCTTAAGTTTTGCGCTACAACGGCGTCTTTACTGGCATTGCCGCAAAGCGCTGTTGCCGATTTGGCGACTGCCCTTGGCAATGCGAGAAGACCCTCTGTGATTTGGCTGCCCTTTCAAGAGTGCACAGGGTGTACCGAAGCAATATTACGCTCTCATGCTCCCACATTGGAAAGCCTTATTTTCGATCATATTTCGTTGGACTATCAGCATACGATAATGGCTGCTGCGGGAGAGCAAGCTGAAGACGCTAGGCGTGCGGCGATGAAGGCGCACAAAGGGCAATATTTGTTGTTGGTTGATGGTTCGGTTCCGATGGGTAACCCAGGATACTCAACGATCAGTGGCATGAGTAATGTCGATATGTTGCGTGAATCGGCAAAAGACGCTGCGGGTATTATTGCCATCGGTACCTGCGCGTCTTTTGGCGGGATCCCTAAAGCAAACCCAAATCCGACGGGGGCAGTGGCAGTAAGCGACATTATTACAGACAAGCCAATCGTAAACATTTCAGGCTGTCCGCCACTGCCTATCGCGATTACAGCTGTGTTGGTTCATTACCTGACGTTTAAGCGTTTCCCTGATCTCGACGAATTACAACGCCCACTCGCTTTTTTTGGTGAAAGCATCCATGACAGATGTTATCGACGCCCATTTTTTGAACAACGTAAATTTGCAAAATCGTTTGATGATGAGGGGGCAAAAAATGGGTGGTGTTTGTTCGAACTTGGTTGTAAAGGGCCCGAAACCTTTAACGCATGTGCAACGGTTAAATGGAATCAAGGCACGAGTTTTCCTATCGAATCTGGTCATCCGTGTCTTGGTTGCTCTGAGCCCGATTTCTGGGATAAAAGCAGCTTTTACCAAGCCTTGGGTCCATGGGAGTGGTACAAATCAAAACCCGGCAAAGGTGCACAGAAGCATGCTGGGAAAAACTCATAA
- a CDS encoding nickel-dependent hydrogenase large subunit: MENTASNNRLVVDPITRIEGHLRIEAEMDGNTIKQAFSSGTSVRGIELILQGRDPRDAWAFAQRICGVCTLVHGMASVRAVEDAIRKAWRSNAKLGVAIGKPSMTSMPKGPMQHGKKGHRQSRTSIGVLSEAEMAIPQNAQLIRNIMIATQYVHDHVMHFYHLHALDWVDVVSALDADPTRTAALAGQLSDYPRSSPGYFKDMKQKVKTLVESGQLGIFSNAYWGHPGYKLPPEVNLMALAHYLDALTWQREVVKVHTIFGGKNPHPNFVVGGVPSPINLNASTGINTSRLVQLQDAITQMKSFVDQVYYPDIVAIAGYYKEWGTRGEGLGNFLTYGDLPMTSMDDPDSFLFPRGAILGRDLSKVHDLDLDDPSEIQEFVSSSWYRYSGGNASGLHPFNGQTTLEYTGPKPPYKHLNVGAEYSWLKSPRWKGHAMEVGPLARVLMMYAKKDAAAQDIVNRSLSILDLETSALFSTLGRTLARAVETKIVVNQLQSWYDQLLDNIAKGDTDTFNPLYFDPTNWPIKGQGVGVMEAPRGALGHWLVMQNGKIENYQCVVPTTWNAGPRDPNSQAGAYEAALQDKHTLHDPDQPLEILRTLHSFDPCLACAVHVMDETGEERLRLKVR; the protein is encoded by the coding sequence ATGGAAAATACAGCAAGTAACAACCGGTTAGTCGTCGATCCTATCACTCGAATTGAAGGGCATCTTCGAATAGAAGCTGAAATGGATGGGAATACCATCAAACAGGCGTTCTCATCAGGCACATCTGTTCGGGGAATTGAACTGATTTTACAAGGCAGAGATCCGCGTGACGCTTGGGCTTTTGCGCAACGTATCTGTGGCGTCTGCACGCTGGTGCATGGTATGGCATCGGTGCGTGCTGTCGAAGATGCAATTAGAAAAGCTTGGCGGTCAAACGCAAAATTAGGGGTTGCCATTGGAAAGCCCTCCATGACATCTATGCCAAAAGGACCGATGCAACATGGTAAAAAAGGGCACCGACAGTCACGTACTTCAATAGGCGTACTGAGTGAAGCAGAAATGGCTATCCCTCAAAATGCACAACTGATAAGAAACATCATGATTGCAACCCAATATGTGCATGATCACGTGATGCATTTTTATCACTTGCATGCCCTAGATTGGGTTGACGTTGTTTCTGCACTAGATGCAGATCCAACGAGAACCGCTGCGCTCGCCGGTCAATTGAGTGATTATCCTCGTTCATCGCCGGGATATTTCAAAGATATGAAGCAAAAAGTCAAAACGCTGGTTGAGTCTGGACAGCTAGGGATATTCAGTAACGCGTATTGGGGGCATCCTGGCTATAAACTGCCACCTGAAGTTAACTTGATGGCATTAGCACATTATTTAGATGCGCTAACGTGGCAGCGTGAAGTTGTAAAAGTTCACACCATATTTGGAGGGAAAAACCCTCATCCTAATTTTGTCGTTGGCGGCGTGCCTTCACCGATTAATCTCAATGCGTCAACGGGTATTAACACGAGTCGATTAGTGCAACTACAAGATGCTATCACGCAAATGAAGAGCTTTGTCGATCAGGTGTATTACCCCGATATTGTGGCGATTGCGGGTTATTACAAAGAGTGGGGGACACGAGGGGAAGGGCTGGGTAACTTTCTTACCTATGGAGACTTACCCATGACATCAATGGATGACCCTGATTCTTTCTTGTTTCCACGAGGTGCAATACTTGGTCGAGACTTGAGTAAAGTGCATGACCTTGATCTAGATGATCCCTCTGAAATTCAAGAATTCGTCTCTTCCTCCTGGTATCGATATAGTGGAGGGAACGCAAGTGGTTTACACCCTTTTAATGGACAAACAACACTCGAGTATACTGGTCCGAAACCGCCTTACAAGCACCTAAATGTAGGGGCTGAATATTCATGGTTGAAAAGTCCGCGTTGGAAAGGCCATGCGATGGAGGTGGGACCGCTGGCTCGCGTGCTAATGATGTATGCTAAAAAAGATGCCGCTGCGCAAGACATCGTTAATCGATCTCTTTCTATCTTGGATTTAGAGACCTCTGCACTTTTCTCCACACTCGGTAGGACGCTCGCCAGAGCAGTGGAAACAAAAATTGTGGTTAACCAGCTACAGTCTTGGTATGACCAACTATTGGATAATATCGCAAAGGGCGATACCGATACGTTTAACCCTCTGTATTTTGACCCTACCAATTGGCCAATTAAAGGCCAGGGGGTAGGCGTGATGGAAGCGCCTCGTGGCGCGTTGGGGCATTGGTTGGTCATGCAAAATGGCAAAATTGAGAATTACCAATGTGTCGTGCCTACGACATGGAACGCTGGACCTCGAGATCCCAACTCACAGGCAGGTGCTTATGAAGCCGCTCTGCAAGATAAACATACGCTACATGATCCTGACCAACCTTTAGAGATTTTGCGAACACTTCATAGTTTTGACCCCTGCTTAGCATGTGCCGTGCACGTAATGGACGAAACAGGGGAAGAGCGTTTGCGTCTAAAAGTTCGTTAA
- a CDS encoding HypC/HybG/HupF family hydrogenase formation chaperone, translating to MCLAIPMKVIAIKGFNATCEAKGVSREVSLHLVQGLEVKVGDYVMVHVGYALQVITYDEAQVTWEMLDQVIAYDA from the coding sequence ATGTGTCTCGCTATCCCCATGAAAGTCATTGCAATTAAAGGCTTTAACGCAACGTGTGAAGCGAAAGGTGTCTCTCGCGAGGTGAGTTTACATTTAGTGCAAGGGCTAGAGGTCAAAGTTGGCGACTATGTGATGGTACATGTTGGTTATGCTCTCCAAGTGATCACCTATGATGAAGCGCAGGTGACATGGGAGATGCTCGATCAGGTCATTGCTTACGATGCATGA
- a CDS encoding hydrogenase maturation nickel metallochaperone HypA/HybF, with amino-acid sequence MHEISLCYSLLDTVAVHQRANMNKSVSLVHVKVGPLSGVEPDLLHHAFLACRTHTIGDQATLRIDTSAIKIRCKLCGEFSRVSVNSILCASCGAWQTDLIEGDEFILQRIEFIAPDNFTESKERKHVR; translated from the coding sequence ATGCATGAAATTAGTCTTTGCTATAGCTTGCTTGACACAGTCGCTGTTCACCAGCGAGCAAACATGAATAAGTCTGTCAGTCTGGTTCACGTCAAAGTCGGCCCACTGTCAGGTGTTGAGCCTGACTTGCTGCACCATGCGTTCTTGGCGTGTAGAACTCACACCATTGGCGATCAGGCAACGCTTAGAATTGACACAAGCGCTATCAAGATACGCTGTAAATTGTGTGGCGAATTCAGCCGAGTTTCGGTGAATAGCATCCTATGTGCAAGTTGCGGTGCTTGGCAAACCGACCTCATTGAGGGCGATGAATTTATATTGCAACGAATAGAGTTTATCGCACCTGACAATTTTACAGAATCAAAGGAGAGAAAACATGTGCGGTAA
- the hypB gene encoding hydrogenase nickel incorporation protein HypB codes for MCGNCGCETQVKSEKTDKPSANIVEVHANLKSNNDSQAIANRALFDAHNVLVINLMSSPGSGKTRLLEETIRALKSQYAMAVIEGDLETENDANRIRRHGVQAEQIATGQGCHLDASMVQKVLGRFSLQKLDVLFIENVGNLICPACFDLGQHLNIILLSVPEGDDKPEKYPVMFRAADVMLISKTDYLQFHDEFNVPRAIESFRKVGNDAPVLEVSSLKSQHLERWFSYFTHAITAHQSQSLQNSGV; via the coding sequence ATGTGCGGTAACTGTGGTTGCGAAACGCAAGTAAAATCAGAGAAAACTGACAAGCCATCAGCAAATATCGTTGAGGTTCACGCAAATTTAAAAAGCAACAATGACAGCCAAGCGATAGCAAACCGTGCTTTATTTGACGCACATAATGTACTAGTGATTAATTTGATGTCATCCCCAGGCAGTGGAAAAACCCGGCTACTCGAAGAAACGATACGTGCGCTTAAGTCGCAATACGCGATGGCGGTGATTGAAGGCGACCTCGAAACTGAAAATGACGCAAATAGAATTAGACGTCATGGTGTGCAGGCGGAGCAAATCGCCACGGGCCAAGGGTGTCACTTGGACGCCAGTATGGTGCAAAAGGTACTTGGAAGATTTAGCTTACAAAAACTAGACGTTTTGTTTATAGAGAATGTTGGCAATTTGATTTGTCCAGCGTGTTTTGATTTAGGACAGCACTTAAACATTATTTTGCTGTCCGTGCCAGAAGGTGATGATAAGCCTGAAAAGTACCCAGTGATGTTTCGTGCCGCGGACGTCATGCTTATTTCTAAGACCGATTACTTGCAATTTCACGATGAATTCAATGTACCCCGCGCGATTGAATCATTTCGTAAAGTGGGCAACGATGCGCCCGTTCTCGAAGTGTCTTCATTGAAAAGTCAACATCTAGAGCGTTGGTTTTCTTATTTTACGCACGCCATTACAGCTCATCAGTCTCAGTCGTTACAAAATAGCGGAGTCTAA
- the hypD gene encoding hydrogenase formation protein HypD — translation MYSVESLLRDIKNTSLSKPFRILNVCGGHERAITRAGFRTLFQHNIHLIPGPGCPVCICPEEDIAYAIHLAINENVVIVSFGDMLRVPVEHEMGGCSSLIDAKNQGADIRPISSPQEAVSIALEEPRKVIVFFAVGFETTMAPIAATLLNDLPNNFKVLLSGRLTWPAVAHVLESQPNTFDALIAPGHVATIMGSEEWQFAIDHHNLPVSIAGFHPESLLLSLQTLLGNCSNKVVTLSNRYPEVVKQNGNAAAKAIINKAFTIVDAHWRGIGVIPGSGFSFASRLSHLDATNDYAPVDFPSQCAQNVPETTSPCEKVILGKMAPDACPFFGQECKPASPKGACMVSDEGACRIWYSSGERSITNVIKKGNTLKVEMK, via the coding sequence ATGTACAGTGTTGAATCGTTGCTAAGAGACATTAAGAATACCTCGCTTTCAAAACCGTTTCGTATTCTTAATGTTTGCGGTGGCCATGAGCGTGCGATTACGCGCGCTGGATTTAGAACGTTGTTTCAGCACAATATTCATCTGATACCTGGGCCAGGGTGCCCCGTTTGTATTTGCCCCGAAGAGGATATTGCATACGCGATACACTTAGCCATTAACGAAAATGTCGTTATCGTTAGTTTTGGTGACATGCTCCGCGTCCCAGTCGAACACGAAATGGGTGGCTGTAGCTCATTGATAGACGCAAAAAATCAAGGGGCCGATATCCGTCCGATATCTTCTCCTCAAGAAGCGGTATCTATAGCATTGGAAGAACCTCGTAAGGTTATTGTGTTTTTTGCTGTTGGTTTTGAAACGACTATGGCACCGATTGCAGCAACACTGCTTAATGATTTACCCAATAACTTTAAAGTTTTATTGTCTGGACGACTTACTTGGCCAGCAGTTGCCCATGTGCTTGAGAGTCAACCGAATACTTTTGATGCACTGATTGCGCCAGGCCACGTTGCGACAATTATGGGTAGTGAAGAATGGCAGTTTGCAATCGACCATCATAATTTGCCTGTCAGTATTGCTGGTTTTCATCCAGAAAGTTTGCTGTTGTCGCTCCAAACGCTGCTCGGTAATTGTTCAAATAAAGTCGTCACACTGAGTAACCGCTATCCCGAAGTGGTAAAGCAAAACGGCAATGCAGCAGCTAAAGCAATAATCAATAAAGCGTTCACTATCGTTGACGCACATTGGCGAGGAATTGGTGTTATTCCTGGTTCTGGATTTTCCTTTGCTTCGAGACTATCGCACCTAGACGCCACAAACGATTATGCGCCAGTCGATTTCCCTTCGCAATGTGCGCAAAACGTTCCTGAAACCACATCGCCCTGTGAAAAAGTGATCCTCGGAAAAATGGCACCTGATGCGTGCCCGTTTTTTGGTCAGGAATGCAAACCAGCATCCCCTAAAGGCGCATGTATGGTGTCTGATGAGGGGGCTTGCCGAATTTGGTATAGCTCTGGTGAGCGCTCGATAACAAATGTTATCAAAAAGGGGAATACGCTAAAGGTGGAGATGAAGTGA
- the hypF gene encoding carbamoyltransferase HypF: MTTARTYVANTNKSKTIAYELNITGVIQGVGFRPLVYCLAYEKSIVGWVQNDCGCVRIHAEGTELDVEQFVFDLLNNGSLVSISLLEKKQVKLSNVDSFTIKESGHDIACGAISIPKDVYLCGACKAELLSNTNRRGTYSFIACSECGPRFSMLRAMPYDRKNMSMSAFPMCELCRKEYQSPTDRRFHAQPISCRVCGPEVFCSTVGGRVVSQGDVDVVATVVAYLNQGKIVALKSIGGYHLLCDAQSTEAVDLLRQRKNRPDKPFAVMLPEPRADETSEDWLDKCVAVDSHQRALLLSPVRPILLAKKQSNVPIADNVAPMLRDLGVMLPCSGLHLLIMQQFNRPMVATSGNMYGEPMVTSTSSAQQHLTMVADIFVHHNRDIFHKLDDSVLRTLKSGTIPIRLGRGISPIELSLPYTVQEPMLAVGANQKNTVAIALNNRLIVTPHIGDLDSPIMQAHFEKCISDFQALYHVHPQRILCDSHPGYISSRWAKGSELPTTKVLHHHAHASAWALAAEISTPSLVFVWDGTGLGENGEMWGGEVFWGTPGNWKRVASLAPMKLQGGNKVPNQPWRSAASLVWGTNFTGIDFKPFDPQQLSYNAWQNELNCHVSSSMGRLFDAAAFACCEQSEVSYEGQAPMMLESVASTPSKVMPLSLVQKNDEFIQMDWRTLVPELFDFKVSPQTRAANFHASLIETVWEVTLHCRKKFNFDHIGLAGGVFQNRILCDGISQRFLQSDIPVVIPSSLPLNDAAISVGQIHEYCSRRS; the protein is encoded by the coding sequence ATGACAACTGCCCGCACATATGTTGCCAATACGAATAAGAGTAAAACTATCGCCTATGAGTTGAACATTACTGGAGTCATCCAGGGGGTTGGGTTCAGACCGTTAGTTTACTGCTTAGCGTATGAAAAAAGTATTGTTGGTTGGGTACAAAACGACTGTGGATGTGTGCGAATACACGCTGAAGGCACTGAGCTAGACGTTGAACAATTTGTATTCGACTTACTGAACAATGGGTCGCTAGTTTCCATATCCTTGCTGGAAAAGAAGCAGGTTAAACTGAGTAATGTAGACTCGTTCACGATAAAAGAAAGCGGTCATGATATAGCGTGCGGGGCGATATCAATCCCCAAAGATGTCTATTTGTGTGGAGCGTGTAAAGCTGAGTTACTGTCAAATACTAACCGGCGTGGCACTTATAGCTTTATCGCTTGCAGTGAATGTGGTCCACGATTTTCTATGCTGCGAGCAATGCCATACGACAGAAAGAACATGAGTATGTCAGCATTTCCAATGTGTGAGTTATGTCGTAAAGAATATCAATCGCCAACTGATAGGCGCTTTCATGCTCAACCAATAAGCTGTCGCGTATGCGGGCCTGAAGTATTTTGTTCAACTGTCGGCGGGCGCGTGGTCTCGCAAGGCGATGTTGATGTTGTAGCAACGGTTGTCGCGTATTTGAATCAAGGCAAAATTGTCGCGTTAAAAAGTATAGGCGGTTATCACTTGCTCTGTGACGCACAAAGCACTGAAGCGGTAGACCTTTTACGCCAGCGTAAAAATAGACCAGATAAACCTTTCGCGGTCATGCTCCCAGAGCCTCGTGCAGACGAAACAAGTGAGGATTGGTTAGATAAATGCGTTGCTGTAGACAGTCATCAAAGAGCGCTCTTACTAAGCCCCGTGCGACCCATTTTACTTGCAAAAAAGCAATCGAATGTACCCATTGCGGATAACGTAGCGCCCATGCTTCGTGATTTGGGGGTGATGTTGCCGTGCAGCGGACTGCATTTACTCATTATGCAGCAATTCAATCGCCCCATGGTGGCTACGTCAGGAAATATGTACGGTGAACCGATGGTCACATCGACGTCATCTGCACAGCAACACCTTACGATGGTGGCAGACATCTTCGTGCACCATAATCGAGACATTTTTCACAAACTGGATGATTCTGTGCTGCGAACGCTTAAGTCAGGCACCATTCCAATTCGCCTGGGGCGGGGTATAAGTCCGATAGAATTATCATTGCCATATACCGTGCAGGAACCAATGCTTGCTGTTGGCGCGAATCAGAAAAATACAGTCGCAATAGCTTTGAACAATCGACTTATCGTAACACCGCATATTGGCGACCTCGATTCTCCGATAATGCAAGCGCACTTTGAAAAATGTATCAGTGACTTTCAAGCTCTCTATCATGTTCATCCACAGCGTATTCTTTGCGATAGCCATCCTGGCTATATCAGTTCCCGTTGGGCCAAAGGCAGCGAACTACCGACTACTAAAGTTTTACATCACCACGCTCACGCATCAGCGTGGGCATTAGCTGCTGAAATATCGACACCAAGCTTAGTTTTCGTGTGGGATGGAACGGGATTAGGCGAGAATGGCGAGATGTGGGGAGGGGAAGTTTTTTGGGGGACGCCGGGCAATTGGAAACGCGTTGCCTCATTAGCGCCTATGAAGTTGCAAGGCGGCAACAAGGTTCCAAATCAACCATGGCGAAGTGCAGCATCACTAGTGTGGGGTACTAATTTCACCGGCATTGATTTTAAACCATTTGATCCACAACAATTAAGCTACAACGCATGGCAAAACGAACTCAATTGTCATGTTAGTAGTTCAATGGGAAGACTGTTCGACGCGGCGGCATTTGCCTGCTGTGAACAGAGCGAAGTCTCTTATGAAGGGCAGGCGCCCATGATGTTGGAAAGCGTTGCGTCGACGCCCTCTAAGGTTATGCCGTTATCGTTGGTCCAGAAAAACGACGAATTTATTCAAATGGATTGGCGAACACTGGTACCGGAACTATTTGATTTCAAAGTGTCTCCTCAAACTCGTGCTGCAAATTTCCACGCTTCGTTAATTGAAACGGTATGGGAGGTGACCCTACATTGCCGTAAAAAGTTTAATTTTGATCACATTGGATTGGCAGGAGGCGTCTTCCAAAATCGCATTTTGTGTGACGGAATATCACAACGGTTTTTACAATCAGACATTCCTGTGGTTATTCCAAGTAGTTTGCCATTAAACGATGCCGCCATAAGCGTTGGGCAAATCCACGAATACTGTTCACGGAGGTCATAA
- the hypE gene encoding hydrogenase expression/formation protein HypE, whose translation MKSAEGNNHPSSEPLGTESIQLAQGNGGTLTKRLIDHVFKNKANKDLDLLHDAATVTFDGPYLSITTDSFVVSPPTFPGGNVGALSVYGTVNDLAVVGATPRYISTAFIIEEGFSLSTLKQIVNGMHQAAAETKVAIVTGDTKVVPKGSGGGVYINTTGVGDSQDAPIWDTSLIKAGDHVLVSGSVGDHGACVLLAREDYGLQGQLKSDCGSVVPLIDPIKHLEGVRFVRDPTRGGLSVLLHDVANETGFDIELIENNIPVRPEVASVCEILGFDPFVLACEGRIVAVVAPDISGKVLEHWRSIRNGEQAEHIGVIVKNTESKGRVTIVTPMGGRRFMNELEDEPLPRIC comes from the coding sequence ATGAAAAGCGCAGAGGGCAATAATCATCCATCATCAGAGCCGTTGGGCACGGAATCTATTCAATTAGCTCAGGGGAACGGCGGAACACTGACAAAAAGGCTCATTGATCATGTTTTTAAAAATAAAGCGAACAAAGATCTAGATCTGCTTCATGATGCCGCCACAGTAACTTTTGATGGTCCTTATCTGAGTATAACAACGGATAGCTTCGTTGTATCCCCCCCAACATTTCCAGGCGGCAATGTAGGCGCGTTGAGTGTTTACGGTACCGTCAATGATCTAGCAGTCGTTGGGGCAACACCACGGTACATCAGTACTGCATTTATTATTGAAGAAGGCTTTTCCCTTTCAACATTGAAACAAATCGTTAATGGAATGCATCAAGCTGCCGCAGAAACGAAGGTCGCCATTGTAACAGGTGATACGAAAGTTGTCCCGAAAGGCAGTGGTGGCGGCGTTTATATCAATACAACGGGTGTTGGAGACAGCCAAGATGCGCCGATTTGGGATACCAGTCTTATAAAGGCAGGCGATCATGTACTGGTTAGTGGTTCTGTAGGTGATCACGGTGCGTGTGTCCTGCTTGCTCGCGAGGACTATGGTTTGCAAGGTCAGCTAAAGTCTGATTGTGGAAGCGTTGTTCCTCTTATTGATCCAATCAAGCATTTGGAAGGTGTTCGTTTTGTGCGTGACCCAACTCGTGGAGGGTTGTCAGTATTACTCCATGACGTTGCTAATGAAACAGGCTTCGATATCGAGTTAATTGAAAATAATATTCCGGTGCGACCTGAAGTGGCAAGCGTGTGTGAAATATTAGGCTTTGATCCGTTTGTTTTAGCGTGTGAGGGACGCATTGTTGCTGTTGTTGCCCCTGACATAAGCGGTAAGGTGCTAGAACACTGGCGGAGCATTCGAAACGGGGAGCAGGCCGAACACATTGGTGTAATAGTAAAAAACACCGAATCAAAAGGGCGCGTGACCATTGTTACGCCAATGGGAGGAAGACGTTTCATGAATGAACTCGAAGATGAGCCGCTTCCAAGGATCTGCTGA
- a CDS encoding MerR family transcriptional regulator, giving the protein MRVKQIADALEISADSVRYYTRIGFLVPSKSHNGYKYYRPADVTRLRFILSARSLGFSINDIKEILFTSSQTNAPCPTVRRLIEQRLKETEQRYQDMHELRLRMRKAISEWENTPDQHPTADTICHLIEGFTALKS; this is encoded by the coding sequence ATGCGCGTTAAACAAATTGCAGATGCACTAGAGATTAGCGCGGACAGCGTACGGTATTACACGCGCATTGGGTTTTTGGTGCCAAGTAAATCGCACAATGGTTACAAGTATTACAGGCCCGCTGATGTGACACGACTACGGTTTATTTTAAGCGCGCGTTCATTAGGTTTCTCTATCAATGATATTAAGGAAATTCTGTTCACGTCATCACAAACCAACGCGCCATGCCCGACGGTTCGGCGCCTTATTGAACAAAGGTTGAAAGAAACTGAACAGCGGTATCAGGACATGCATGAGCTAAGACTGCGCATGCGAAAAGCAATCTCAGAATGGGAAAATACACCGGATCAGCATCCAACGGCCGATACGATTTGCCATTTGATTGAAGGTTTCACAGCACTTAAATCATAA